The Mugil cephalus isolate CIBA_MC_2020 chromosome 19, CIBA_Mcephalus_1.1, whole genome shotgun sequence genome has a window encoding:
- the sema4d gene encoding semaphorin-4D isoform X2, which yields MGFGVLGVFLGLLLEVSTHGPHAVPRTSWRHQDLDLMEFSEPGIYNYSTLLLSEKQDALYVGAREAIFELSKKNVTVRNNKVLWRVADNSMTMCTQKGKSKERDCLNYIRVLQVVNDERLYVCGTHAFQPLCDYLNLADFSLDSRHEDGRGKCSFDPSQSFTTVMVDGALYSGTAYNFLGSEPIISRYSPSQSLLRTEYSTSWLNEPSFVFADVIREGNNGDSGEDDKIYYFFTEVSVEYEFFGKLLIPRVARVCKGDLGGQRTLQKKWTTFLKAKLVCSMPELNFVFNVVHDVFILKADDRKDTVIYAVFTSQWGNVGLSAVCAYSIEAVEEVFANGKYMQKVTVEQSHTKWVRYNGVPPTPRAGACINNALRQQNINTSLQMPDKPLQFVKDHPLLEDPVLPIGNGPRLITKDVNYTQIVVERVRALDGNIYDVIFTGTDKGVLHKSVLFEGDVHMVEEIQLLKNSEPIKNLLLSSETRSLYAGSDSGVVQSPTSFCGKYSTCFDCILARDPYCAWDRRTSTCLSILDTPNQNPRNLIQSLNGDADVCPSVSGRFLKDYQRVTVKPGSSAELPCLVQSNLAQVLWKSNGSLLTEASRFHFMAETGLLIYSVAPEDQGYYECWSVEWAPGAKKNFSRLLGGYVLALDLPPAPTHQAGDVATTLSKQEMPSFHDVEDEGNGKTDRAPLTSALAPPSFTATDLFTSPPQTDSSLTSSSGSTAKLQPKQQPHPPNTIVPLRDGGDPSAEYLQHNNSIALLFLFLLFFLLFLAALVYNCYMQYLPAPCLRVRAALLGTHKSASQPEYRACEAGLMEPPAADKINLTEQPTQNGSQTTQNLRALRDTGYETEPDCSNGRVPTHGFGDDSPSQEKPFDVDCDSQSIQFADAD from the exons ACTTGGATCTGATGGAGTTTTCTGAGCCTGGCATCTACAACTACTCCACGTTACTGCTGAGTGAGAAACAAGACGCGCTGTATGTGGGAGCCAGGGAGGCCATCTTTGAGCTCAGCAAGAAGAATGTGACCGTCAGAAACAACAAG gttCTGTGGAGAGTTGCGGATAACTCCATGACAATGTGCACgcaaaaaggaaaatcaaaagAG AGGGATTGTCTGAACTACATTCGAGTGCTCCAAGTTGTAAATGATGAGCGGCTGTATGTCTGTGGCACTCACGCCTTTCAGCCTCTGTGCGATTACTTG AACCTCGCCGACTTTTCATTGGACAGTCGACATGAAGATGGCAGAGGGAAGTGCTCCTTTGACCCCTCGCAGAGCTTTACCACAGTCATGGTTG ATGGAGCGCTGTACTCGGGGACAGCTTATAACTTCTTAGGCAGTGAACCGATTATTTCCAGATACTCCCCGTCCCAGTCCCTGCTGAGGACGGAGTACTCCACATCATGGCTCAATG AgcccagttttgtttttgccgACGTGATCAGAGAAGGCAACAACGGGGATAGCGGCGAGGACGACAAAATCTACTACTTCTTCACCGAGGTGTCGGTGGAGTACGAGTTCTTTGGCAAGCTGCTCATCCCCAGGGTGGCGCGCGTCTGTAAG GGCGACCTCGGAGGGCAGCGCACCCTGCAGAAGAAATGGACAACCTTTCTGAAAGCCAAGCTGGTGTGCTCCATGCCCGAGCTCAACTTCGTTTTCAACGTAGTGCACGATGTGTTCATCCTGAAGGCGGACGACAGGAAAGACACGGTCATCTACGCCGTCTTCACCTCTCAGTG GGGAAATGTGGGTTTGTCAGCTGTGTGCGCCTACAGCATCGAGGCGGTGGAGGAGGTTTTCGCCAACGGAAAGTACATGCAGAAGGTGACGGTGGAGCAGTCGCATACAAAGTGGGTGCGGTACAACGGCGTGCCTCCGACTCCTCGCGCTGGAGCT TGCATCAACAACGCGTTGAGGCAGCAGAACATCAACACGTCGCTCCAAATGCCCGACAAACCCCTGCAGTTTGTGAAGGACCACCCCCTGCTGGAGGATCCCGTCCTGCCCATCGGCAACGGACCCCGCCTCATCACCAAAGACGTCAACTACACGCAGATCGTGGTGGAAAGGGTCCGAGCACTCGACGGGAACATTTACGACGTCATCTTCACCGGGACAG ATAAGGGCGTCTTGCACAAGTCGGTGCTGTTTGAAGGAGATGTTCATATGGTGGAGGAGATCCAGCTGCTGAAGAACTCGGAGCCCATCAAAAACTTACTGCTGTCCTCTGAG ACCAGGTCTTTGTACGCTGGTTCCGACTCTGGTGTGGTCCAGTCCCCTACATCTTTCTGTGGGAAGTACTCCACCTGCTTTGACTGTATCCTGGCACGGGACCCTTACTGCGCCTGGGACCGCCGCACCTCCACCTGCCTCAGTATCCTGGATACTCCAAACCAAAATCCTAG GAACCTAATCCAGAGTCTGAATGGTGACGCAGACGTTTGTCCTTCAG TGTCAGGTCGGTTTCTGAAAGACTACCAGCGTGTGACGGTCAAACCGGGGAGCTCCGCTGAGCTGCCGTGCCTGGTTCAATCCAACCTGGCTCAGGTGTTGTGGAAGTCCAACGGCTCACTTCTCACCGAAGCCTCTCGCTTCCACTTCATGGCCGAAACCGGGCTGCTCATCTACAGCGTGGCCCCGGAGGATCAGGGTTACTACGAGTGCTGGTCCGTGGAGTGGGCTCCGGGCGCCAAGAAGAACTTCAGCCGCCTCCTGGGTGGATACGTCCTGGCTTTGGATCTTCCGCCGGCGCCCACGCACCAGGCGGGCGACGTGGCCACCACCCTCAGCAAGCAGGAGATGCCCAGTTTTCACGATGTAGAAGATGAAGGTAATGGTAAGACAGACAGAGCCCCACTAACTTCGGCCTTAGCTCCTCCCAGCTTCACAGCCACAGACCTCTTCACCTCTCCGCCCCAAACCGACTCGTCACTAACCTCGTCCTCCGGCAGCACGGCCAAGCTGCAGCCGAAGCAGCAGCCTCACCCCCCCAACACCATCGTCCCCCTTCGAGACGGCGGAGACCCGTCGGCCGAGTAtctgcagcacaacaacagcatcgccctcctcttcctcttcctcctgtttttcctccttttcttagCCGCGCTCGTGTACAACTGCTACATGCAGTATCTCCCCGCTCCCTGCCTCAGGGTGAGGGCCGCTCTGCTGGGGACTCACAAGAGCGCCAGTCAGCCCGAGTACAGGGCCTGTGAGGCAGGTTTAATGGAGCCGCCCGCCGCCGATAAAATTAATTTGACAGAGCAACCGACCCAGAACGGCAGCCAGACCACTCAGAACCTCCGGGCGCTGCGCGACACCGGGTACGAGACTGAACCGGATTGCAGCAACGGGCGCGTCCCCACTCACGGGTTCGGAGACGACAGCCCCTCGCAGGAGAAACCGTTTGATGTGGACTGTGACTCTCAGTCCATACAGTTCGCGGATGCAGACTAA